In Candidatus Omnitrophota bacterium, a genomic segment contains:
- a CDS encoding amidohydrolase family protein — MKIDSHQHFWWYNAQEYGWIGPELSMLRRDFLPHDLAPLLKQSGIGGSVSVQARQTLAETQWLLDLSDEHPFIRGVVGWVDLCSPRVEEQLERFAAHPRFRGVRHVLQDEPDDRFALRDDFLRGIGGLAQYRLTYDILVFPRQLPAALELAQRFPEQPFVVDHIAKPPIITGKIDSWNLNIRRLAQHENIYCKVSGLATEADWKHWKKEDFAPYLDVVFECFGTKRIMLGSDWPVCTAAGEYAEIMRIPADFIEQLSSDEQADVWGTNAKRFYRLE, encoded by the coding sequence ATGAAAATCGACTCCCATCAGCATTTTTGGTGGTACAATGCCCAGGAATACGGCTGGATCGGGCCGGAGTTGTCCATGCTGCGGCGAGATTTCCTCCCTCACGATTTGGCGCCGCTGTTGAAGCAATCCGGCATCGGCGGCAGCGTCTCCGTCCAAGCGCGGCAAACGCTGGCGGAGACGCAATGGTTGCTCGATCTGTCCGACGAGCATCCCTTTATTCGCGGAGTAGTAGGCTGGGTGGATTTATGCAGCCCGCGAGTCGAGGAACAGTTGGAGCGCTTCGCCGCCCATCCCCGATTTCGCGGCGTTCGCCATGTGCTCCAGGACGAGCCGGACGACCGCTTCGCCCTGCGCGATGATTTTTTGCGCGGAATCGGCGGCTTGGCGCAGTATCGGTTAACCTACGATATTCTCGTTTTTCCCCGCCAACTTCCCGCAGCGCTGGAACTGGCGCAACGCTTTCCCGAACAGCCTTTCGTTGTGGATCATATCGCCAAGCCGCCCATCATAACGGGTAAGATCGATTCTTGGAATCTGAACATCCGCCGTTTGGCGCAACATGAAAACATCTATTGCAAAGTATCAGGCCTAGCGACGGAAGCGGATTGGAAGCATTGGAAAAAAGAAGATTTCGCGCCCTATCTGGACGTCGTCTTCGAATGCTTCGGGACGAAGCGGATTATGCTGGGTTCGGATTGGCCGGTTTGTACTGCGGCGGGAGAGTATGCGGAGATTATGCGAATCCCCGCCGATTTTATCGAACAACTGTCATCGGACGAACAGGCGGATGTTTGGGGAACCAACGCCAAGCGGTTTTATCGTTTGGAATAA
- a CDS encoding zinc-binding alcohol dehydrogenase family protein — protein sequence MKTLFLEKPGELRLRETPALETPPPGQALARVHRVGICGTDLHAFEGTQPFFSYPRIIGHELGVEIVAVESNERGLQAGDRCSVEPYLNCGECIACRRGKSNCCADMKVMGVHVDGGMREFVHIPIAKLHRSRTLGFEQLALVEALGIGAHAVYRAGLEEGEMALVLGLGPIGLTVVQFAKAAGAQIIAADISEKRLQFCRRMMGIEHGLNVKNGELAQVRDIFGDLPTAIFDCTGNPQSMTAAFQYAANSGRLIFVGFYSGDLTFNDQEFHRRELTVMGSRNALGGDFQRIIQLMEEGKIDAKPWITHRIPCDDIPKMFPRLLDPEAGVLKAIVEW from the coding sequence ATGAAAACCCTTTTCTTGGAAAAACCCGGCGAGTTGCGTTTGCGAGAGACGCCCGCGCTGGAGACTCCGCCGCCAGGCCAGGCGCTGGCGCGCGTGCATCGCGTTGGCATCTGCGGCACTGACCTGCACGCCTTCGAAGGGACGCAGCCGTTTTTCTCGTATCCTCGCATCATCGGCCACGAACTGGGCGTCGAAATCGTAGCCGTCGAATCAAACGAACGCGGATTGCAAGCGGGAGACCGCTGCTCCGTGGAACCCTACTTAAATTGCGGCGAGTGCATCGCCTGCCGCCGGGGAAAAAGCAACTGCTGCGCGGACATGAAAGTGATGGGCGTGCATGTGGACGGCGGGATGCGCGAGTTCGTTCATATCCCCATCGCCAAACTGCATCGCTCCCGAACCCTCGGCTTCGAACAATTGGCGCTGGTGGAAGCGCTGGGCATCGGCGCCCATGCCGTCTATCGCGCCGGTTTGGAAGAGGGCGAGATGGCGCTGGTTCTGGGATTGGGACCGATCGGCTTGACCGTCGTCCAATTCGCCAAAGCGGCGGGGGCGCAAATCATCGCCGCCGACATCAGCGAGAAGCGCCTGCAATTCTGCCGCCGCATGATGGGGATCGAGCATGGCTTAAACGTCAAAAACGGCGAACTGGCGCAAGTGCGGGATATCTTCGGCGATCTTCCCACCGCCATCTTCGATTGCACTGGCAATCCGCAATCCATGACCGCCGCTTTTCAATACGCCGCCAATAGCGGACGTTTAATCTTCGTCGGCTTCTATTCCGGCGATCTCACTTTTAACGATCAGGAATTCCATCGCCGGGAATTGACCGTCATGGGCAGCCGCAATGCCTTGGGCGGCGACTTTCAGCGAATCATTCAACTTATGGAAGAGGGCAAGATCGACGCCAAGCCTTGGATCACGCATCGCATCCCCTGCGATGATATCCCCAAAATGTTTCCGCGCTTGCTCGATCCCGAAGCGGGCGTATTGAAGGCTATTGTGGAATGGTGA